AATAATGATTTTCGTAGGATTAATTGTATGGATAAGGTTAGTCAATCCTATTCCTAAATAGATACCGGCTTCTTTTAATACTTCCTTGCTTAAAGGATCACCTTCTAAAGCAGCTTCATAGATCATTTTTCCGTCGATTTTGTCTAAGTGACTGCCAACTCTGTCACGAAGAAGGCTTTCTTTCCCGATAGCTATTTCTCTAGCCGCGTTCTCCGCAATTGCCGGACCAGAAGCTAACGTTTGTAAACACCCGTAGTTTCCACAGCTGCATTTAGCCCCTCTGATATCTATCGTCATATGTCCGATCTCACCTGCAGTAGAGCCGTCTCCATGGAAAAGCTCTCCATTGATAATAATCCCAGCACCGATTCCCCGGCCAAGGTTTACAGCCACGATATTTTCTGAGCCGCTTCCATTTCCAAACCATAATTCACCGAGCACAAGGGCTCGTGCGTCATTTTCTACTCGTACTGTAATTCCAAACGCCTCTTCTAAAGTTTGTTGAATAGGAATATCTCTTAATTGCAGATTAGGAGCAAATAAGGAAACACCGTTCGCAACATCTACAACACCATGCATTCCTACTCCGATACCAATAATTTTTTCCTTGTCTACATCCATCAGATTTACTATGGCTCTCTTCATAAGCTCTAAAAGCTTTTCATTCGTCGAGGGCTTTATGATTTCCGAACGGCTCTCTTGAATAATCGTACCGTTTAAATCAGTAAGTACAGATTTAAGCTGGGTGGGACCGACATCAAGACCAATAATATAAAAGTTCTTGGCATTAATAACGAGCATCGTAGGTTTTCGCCCGCCCTTCGACTGCCCTTGTGCACTTTCAATAACCAGCTCCGTCTCCAACAGCTCTTTAACAATACTGCTGACAGTAGGAGGGGTCAATTTGGTTTCTTTAGCGATATCAGCACGAGAAATAGGGCCATCGGTACGAATTTTATTCAAGATAACGGTTCGGTTCAGAGATTTCATAAGTTGGAAGCTGCCTTTAACTTGCATTTCCATTCCTCCAATAATTACGGAAATTTTAAAATTAGTTTGTATTCTTCATATTTCTATAATAACATAAAAGATAGTTAATTTAATTAAGTAAGTTAAATCATTATAATTCGATGCAAAACGCTGCTGTGAAACGGTCAGATATAGCAAAAAAGATAGTAAAGGAGAGATAGAATGCAAATACAGAAAGTAAGGGAATTTATGGAAGGAAATAACTTTGATGGACTGCTATTAAGAAAAAGGAATAATTTTTCCTGGTTAACTGGAGGTAACTATAATCACATCGTTCAAACGACAGAATTAGGTGTAGCAGACTTATTGATAACAGCTGAAGAAGTGTATCTCATCACTTCTAAAATGGAAGAGCGCAGAGTTTTTGAGGAGGAGTGTTCTCAGCTGCCTTATCAGGTAGAAGTGTTATCGGATGACTGGTACGAGGATATAGAGAAAATAATCCACCAGGCGGGGGAAGGAAAAAGAATGGCAACTGATACTCCATTTAGCGACTGGGAGGTCGTTGATGAGGATCTAATGAAAATCAGATCTGTGCTCAGTGAACAAGAACAAGCGAACTACCGGGATCTTTGTCAGCGTGCAGCACATGCTGTTGAGGAAACATGCCGGGAAGTTGAGCCGGGTCAGACAGAGTATGAAGTTGAAGCTCACCTGGCATCCAAAGTACTTGCTCAGGGGATTCGTATTCAGGTGATTCTCGTTGCTACAGACGAGCGGATCTTTAAATATCGTCATCCTATTCCTACGAATAAACCACTTGAGAAGCAGGCGATGATTGTGCTTTGTGCGGAGCGTAACGGATTAGTTGCCAATGTTACCAGGTTCGTTCATTTCGGGGAGCTGTCAGATGAGATAAAAGCCCATAAAGAAAAAGCGGCCAGAATAGATGCCGCCATGAATGCAGCCACAAAGCCGGGAAATACGGCAGGAGATGTGATTAGAGCCGGTATTAAACAATACGAAGAAGAAGGTTTTCCAAATGATTGGAAACTGCTGCACCAGGGTGGATTAACGGGCTATTCTTCAAGAGAATTCCTAGCTGACCCACACACAGAATTTGTAATTAAAGAAAACCAGGCCTACGCGTGGAACCCCTCGCTTCCCGGTGTGAAGTCTGAAGACACAGTTCTTGTAAAAGGTAATGGAATCGAATTTATCACTCATACGAATAATTGGGTGTATCAGGATATTACAGTCGGCCAACAAAAATATCAAAGACCAGATATTCTAATTCGGTAAAAACTGTTGACAGAAAAATCTATTAATAGTAAATTGAGTTTAATAGTTACTTAATTAAATAATTTAATTAAGTTAGTTCTGGTTAATTAAGTCAGTCACTGTAGTGGGTGGTTTTAAGGTCCACTTACACTTTATATGGAAACGGATTCATTTATTTTGGAAGTTAGCAGTGAAAGTCAACACAAATATACGCAGAGGGTGACGAAATGAAGAAATTAAAAGATGTGTTTCTTGAACAATTTGGACAAGATGGTGATTTAACTCATTTTTATGCACCGGGTCGTGTGAATCTAATCGGAGAACACACGGACTACAACGGAGGTCACGTATTTCCTTGTGCCCTAAGTGTAGGTACCTATGCTGTCGCAAGAAAACGAAAAGATCAAAAGGTCAAGTTTTATTCGACGAATTTTTCTGAACTTGGAATAATTGAAACAAACCTAAAGGAATTAAAATATGAAGAAAAACATAACTGGGCAAATTATCCTAAGGGAGTAATTGCCGGTATTCAGGAAAATTTTGTGGACCTGCCCTATGGTCTTGAGATTGCTTTTTACGGAAATATCCCGAACGGTGCCGGCCTATCATCATCCGCTTCAATTGAGCTGGTAACTGGTATTGTAGTAAACGAGCTTTTTGACCTGAACATTGACCGTATTGAATTAGTGAAACTCTCTCAAAAAGCAGAAAACGAATTTGTAGGGGTTAACTGCGGAATTATGGATCAGTTTGCGATCGGTATGGGAAAGAAAGATCATGCCATTCTTTTAGATTGTGATTCTCTTAACTACACATATACACTGATCAAATTAGAAAAAGAAAAACTGATTATAGCTAATACTAACAAACGACGCGGCTTAGCAGACTCTAAATATAATGAACGCCGTCAACAATGCGAGCAGGCTTTAAGAGAATTACAGCATGAATTAAATATCGTTAGTCTTGGAGATTTATCGATTGATGAGTTTGAACAGAACAAGCACTTAATCAGTGATGATATCGTTACGAAGCGGGCCCGCCATGCGGTATACGAAAATCAGCGCACCATCCAGGCGGTAGAAAAGTTAAAACAAGGGAACGTTGAGGAATTTGGAAAGCTTATGAATGAATCGCACAAATCCTTACGCGATGATTATGAGGTTACAGGAAAAGAGCTCGACGCCTTAGCAGAAGCAGCTTGGAGTGAAGGCGCTATTGGAGCAAGAATGACAGGAGCAGGATTTGGCGGATGTACCATTAATCTAGTTCATGAAGAATCAGTAGAAAGTTTTATTGCTGATGTAGGCCGTAAGTACACCGAAGAAACCGGTCTTACCGCAGACTTTTATGTAGTAGATATTGGAGATGGTGCTAAAGTTCTTTCGGAGGTGGACGTATAATGACCGTATTAGTTTGTGGAGGAGCCGGGTTTATTGGCAGTCATGCTGTAGCTCAATTGCTGGATAAAAATGAATCAGTTGTAGTGTTAGACAATCTGCAAAAAGGCCATAAGAAAGCCATTTTAGAGGGAGCGAAATATTATAATGGCGATCTTCGTGATAAAGACTTTCTAAATAAAGTTTTTACAGAGAATAAATTAGATTCAGTAATTCACTTTGCTGCTGATTCCCTCGTTGGAGAAAGCGTAGAGGAGCCACTGAAATACTATGATAATAATGTGTATGGGGCGGTTTGTCTGTTAACGGCCATGGCGGAACACAATGTGAAAAGGATTGTCTTTTCATCTACAGCCGCAGCCTATGGGGAAGCCGAACGTATGCCGATCCAGGAAACCGACCCTACGGTCCCGACAAATCCTTACGGGGAAACGAAGCTTGCTATTGAGAAAATGCTGAAATGGACAGAGCAGGCTCATGGAATTGAGTATGTAGTGCTAAGGTATTTTAATGTTGCAGGGGCAGATCCTGAAGGAAGAATTGGAGAAGATCATCGTCCGGAAACACACTTAATTCCTATTATTCTGCAGGTGGCACTTGGAGATCGGGAAAAAGTATATATATTCGGTGAAGATTATGAAACCAAAGACGGAACGTGTGTAAGGGATTATATCCATGTTACTGATTTGGTAGATGCACATCTTCTTGCGATTTATCATTTAAAAGAAGGAAAAGGAAGCGCCACTTATAACCTGGGAAATGGAGAAGGTTTTACAGTTAAAGAAGTCGTTGATGCAGCGAGACGTGTCACGGGCCGCGATATTCCCGCAGAAGCAGCGCCAAGACGGGCGGGCGACCCTGCTCAGCTGGTGGCTTCTTCAGAGAAAGCGATTCGCGACCTTGGCTGGAAGCCTAAATACTCAGATTTGGATACGATGATTGAAACCGCCTGGAATTGGTTCAAAAAGAACCCGAACGGCTATGAGGATGAAGTATAGAAGGGAGGCGGCAGATGTGGAAGTAAATATCTATAGGGAAATTGACCGGCTGATTAACTACGGACTGGATAAAGAACTTATCTCAGTATGGGATATCGATTATGTGAGAAATTCTATTTTAGATGTGTTTGAACTGAGTGAATATCAGACAGCTGTGGTAGAAAAAGAAAAGCTTGAAAATCCTGTACCTATTTTAGACCAAATGCTGTTCTATGCGATTGAGAAAAAATTGCTTCCAGAGGATTCGATTACTCACCGGGATATCTTTGATACAAAGGTAATGGACAAGCTCATCCCTGCACCTAAAGAAGTGATCCAGACATTTTATCAAAAGTATCAGACAGAGAGTGTTGAACGTGCAACGGACTACTTTTATCAACTCTCTAAGGATTCTAACTATATTAGGACAAATCGAATTGCGAGAAATGTGCATTGGTACAGCGCAACATCTTATGGGGATCTTGAAATTACGATCAACTTATCGAAACCGGAGAAAGATCCAAAGGCAATCGCAGCAGCTAAGGCGAATGCTTCTATCTCCTATCCGAAATGTCTCTTGTGTAAAGAGAATGTCGGTTATGCTGGCCGTCTCGATCATCCGGCGAGGCATAATCACCGTGTGATTCCGATGGAGCTTGAAGGGGAGAGGTGGTTTCTGCAGTATTCACCGTATGTTTATTACAATGAACACGCGATCGTCCTTTCAAAGGATCACCGTCCTATGAAGATTTCTAAGTGTGGGTTTGACCGCCTTCTTGATTTTGTAGAACAGTATCCGCATTACTTTGTAGGTTCTAATGCTGACCTTCCAATTGTTGGCGGATCAATACTAAGCCATGATCATTTTCAGGCAGGACGCCATGAGTTTCCTATGGCAAAAGCGCCGATGGAGGAAACATATAGTTTTGAAAAGTATCCAGGGATAACCGTCGGAATTGTGAATTGGCCGATGTCTGTGTTAAGGATTCAGGGGCAAAACCGTCGGCAGGTGGCAGAGCTGGGAGAAGAGATTTTAAACAACTGGAGGGAATATTCGGATGAAAGTGCCGAAATTCTAAGCCGGACGGAAGGTACGGATCATAATACGATCACGCCTATAGCGCGGATGAGGGAAGGGAAGTTTGAGCTTGACCTGGTTTTAAGAAATAATCGTACAGATGCAGATCATCCATTAGGGATTTTCCATCCTCATGAAGAAGTTCACCATATTAAAAAGGAAAACATCGGACTTATTGAAGTAATGGGCCTTGCTGTTCTTCCAGGCCGACTGGTGGAAGAAATGGAAGCGGTTGGGCGTTATTTGCTCAATGACGAATTAGAAACAAAAGGCCGGGCTGATGAAAAAACAGCCAAACACGTGGACTGGGCCTTAAGAATCAAAGAAGCAGAACCGGAATTGAATGAAACAAACATAGAAAGCGTGTTACGCAGGGAAATAGGAAAGACCTTCTCTACGGTATTAGAACACTCCGGCGTATTTAAGCGAACAGAAGCCGGAAAAGAAGCTTTCATTAAGTTTATTAAGAGTCTAAATGAATATTAATTAAGAAAAAGACCGCCAGTTTTTCCTGGCGGTCTTTTTATAGCTTTAGCAGCTCTCATCCGTGCAGGCATTACCGCGGTTAGGAGAGAGAGTTTCAAAGGCAGGTTTTTCTTTTTCTTCATCAAGCACTTTTTGAATACTTTGAACAAACACTTCTACAGGCTGGGCTCCTGAGATCGCATACTTTCTGTTAATTACAAAAAATGGGACACCCTGAACCCCAATTTGGCGGGCTTCCATTTCTTCTTCGCGAACTTTGTCCGCAAATTTCTCACTTGATAATACCTCGCGGATTTCCTCCTTGGAAAGACCGGAATCAACAGCCAATTCCACGAGAATATCAGAATCTCCTACATCCAGACCCTTTCATCCAGACCCTTTGTAAACACGGCATCAAAGAGTCGTTCGGTTACTTCTTTATCCAGCCCTTTACTTTCAGCATATTTAGCTAGTCGGTGGGCATCAAATGTATTAGTAGGCACCATTTGGTAGAATTTGAAATCGAGACCAACTTCAGCAGCTTGATGTTCCATATTTGAAGTCATTTCCTTAGCCTCTTCAATACTTCTCCCGTATTTAGACGCGAGCTTTTCGTGGATGGTCAGCCCGGAATTTTTAGGAGCTTCTGGATCGAGTTCAAAGCTTTTGTAATTGACCTCAGGATTAGTAAGGGAGAGCTGCTGTATGGCTGCCTCTAACTTACGTTTTCCTATATAGCAGAATGGACAGATAAAATCAGACCAAATTTCAATTTTCATTTTTCATCACCTCTCCCTATATTTTAAAGGGTGAATATTGGAAAAAGCTATTTTTCTGTTTTTGGATATAGGCAGGAGGTTCTATTAAACTCGCCAAATTTATTATTACTAATGTCTCATTTTCAATTATTTACAATATTTTGATAGTTATTCCATTTAATTCTTTTATACTGATAAGGTGAATGATTATGTTTTTTCTGGGAGGAATTTAATAGTTATGAAAAAGACAGTCTTAGTAAGTATTGTGGCTGTATTATCTTTAAGTCCTTTCTCTAGTGCACTTTCTGGAGTGAATGCACAGGAGGAGACAGCAGAGGAATTGTTTTTTTCTGAGTACATAGAAGGCAGCAGTTACAATAAAGCTATTGAAATTTATAATGGTACCAATGAAGATGTAGATTTATCGCAGTATAGTATTGAAATGTACGCAAATGGATCTTCAGAAGCGACAGGTACTCTTGATATGGAAGGCACATTAGAAAGCGGCGATGTTTTCGTTGCTGCTAACAGCCGCGCGGATGAAAATATTCTTAATAAAGCGGAGGTGACAAATAACTCTGCGGTCAACTTTAACGGAAATGACCCGCTCGTTTTGAAAAAGAACGGAGAAGTTGTCGACGCCATTGGCCAAATTGGAAACGATGAGAACTTTGGAAGCGATGTCACGCTTATTCGCCAGGAGGAAGTTCAAGCAGGGGATAAGGATCCTGCTGATGAATTTTCGGTAAGTGGTGAATGGGATAGTTATGCGGCGAACACCTTTGATTACTTAGGTTCCTATGAAATGCCGGAAACAGAGCCTGTTGAACTGCAAACTATCAAGGAAGCCCGTGGTGAAGAGCCTGGCTCAGCCGTAAGAGTAGAAGGTATTGTTACGGCTGCTTTCTCTACAGGGGGGCAGACGAATTTTTACATTCAAGATGAGTCGGCGGGCATTATTGTCCGTGTCCCAGGAAGTCCAGTGAATGTAGGTGACAAAATTACGGCCACTGGTGAGTTCTCTTCTTATTACGGAATGCAGCAAATCCTTGCTTCTTCAGCTAATGTTGAAATAACGGAAGAAGGAGCCGGAGTTCCTGACACTGAACTCGTAAGTTCTGATCAATTTTCAGCCGATCAAGGAGAAGCTATTGAAGGAGAGCTTGTAAAAGTGGAAGATGTCGAAGTTCTATCTAAGAATAGCTATGGGGATTTTTCGGTAAGAGATGCGAATGGAGAATTCGTTATCACTCCTCAAGATGAAAATCTTCTGGAAACAGGAAAAACGTATGAACGGATCTCTGGAGTGGTTACCTATAGTTTTGAAGAATACAAACTTGTTCCTCGGAGTAAAAGGGATGTAACAGAGACTGTATTCACCGTAACAGCTGATCCTGTTTCTGGTTCCATCGTTACGGGCGGAAAAGTTGAACTATATACAGCGGAAGAAGGAGCTGACATCCGCTACACAACGGACGGTTCAAATCCTGACGAAAACAGCCTTTTATATGAAGAATCGATTGTGATTGAAGAGGATACGACGATACGGGCGGCAGTTTTTCGTGAAAATGGTGAAGTAAGTCCAATATCCGAATTTAATTATGAGGTGTTAACTCCAATCGATGAAGTTGAAATCCATCATATTCAAGGGGCTGGCCATTCTTCTCCATATGAAGGAGAAGTTGTTGAAAAAGTAAGTGGTATCGTTACGAAGCTTGATGGATCAAATGGTTTTTATATGCAGTCCGCAAATCCTGATAAAAGTAAAGCTACCTCTGAAGGGATATATGTCTACAGCCGTAATCACGAAGTGAAAGTTGGGGATGCGGTAGAAGTAGACGGTGAGGTGACAGAGTGGAGAGAAGAAGGGTATTCGGATGCTGATGATCTGCTGACAACCCAGATTTCTGCATCTGGGGTTAGAGTCGAGTCTTCAGGGAATGAAGTGCCCGAGCCAATTGTAATTGGCCAGGATCGCACCCCGCCGACTGAAGTCATTGAAGACGATGCTATGCAGTCTTTTGATCCTGAACAGGATGGTCTGGATTTTTATGAAAGCCTTGAAGGAATGCTGGTTGCAGTAGAGGATGCAACAGCTGCTGCTCCTATTAAATATGATGAGCTGACTGTTTACAGTCATACAAGTGACAATCAGCAGAAGACCCAGGCTGACGGCCTTCTAGTTTCCCCGGATGATTATAACCCTGAACGCGTCATGTTCGATGTGGAGGGATTAGGGCTCGATGCTGTGACTGGAGACGATTTTAATGGGACAGCCACTGGAGTGGTAGGCTATGACTATAGTAATTTTAAAATTCGCCCGACTGGCGATTTTCCTGAGCTCGTTGAAGGAGATACGGAGCCTCAAGTAACTGAGCTTGAAGGTTCTGAACATGAATTAACAGTAGGTACGTACAATATGGAGAATTTTTCTCAGGCAAGCGGAGCTGAAAAAGCCCAACGTATTGGTGAGCAAATTGCCAATAATATGAACGCGCCTGATATTGTAGGACTAGTGGAAGTGCAGGATAATAACGGGCCTAAAGATGACGGAACAGTAGAAGCTGACCAAAGCTATGAAACGATCATTAATGCAATTGAATCGGCTGGCGGACCATCATATGAATATACCGATATTGCTCCTGAAGATAAAGAGGATGGCGGGCAGCCTGGCGGTAACATCCGCGTCGGATTTATTTATAATCCTGAGCGTGTAAAGTTAACGGATAAACCAAAAGGAGATTCAGCCACAGCTGTAGACGTGAATGAAGAGGGACTCTCTCACAATCCTGGCCGAATTGACCCGGCAAATGAAGCTTTTGAAGATTCAAGAAAATCATTGGCTGCAGAATTTGAATTCAAGGGTGAAACGTTTATCTTTATCGCTAACCATTTCAATTCTAAAGGTGGAGACGATGCGCTGTTTGGCGCAAGTCATCCGATTGAGCTTGGAAGTGAAGAGCAGCGCCTTCAGCAAGCCAAGGTATTGAATGATTTTGTCCAAGAAGCGGAAGCAGAAATAGAGGACGCAAACCTTGTTTTAATGGGAGACTTTAATGATTTTGAATTCTCTTATCCTCTTCAGGTTTTGCAGGGGGATGAGCTTTCAAATTTAACAAATAACCTTCCTGGTGAAGACCGTTATTCTTATATCTATCAAGGAAATTCTCAAACACTAGATCATATTCTAGTAAGTGATTATTTAGAAGATGATACAAAAATCGATGCTGTTCATATGAATGCCGACTTCTCCGAGCTTGCTGGACGTGCAAGTGATCATGACCCAATGGTTGCCCAGATTGATACGAAGGGTGAAGGAAAGCCTGGCCATGAACATTCCAATGGGCATAAAGGTAAAAGCAAGGGCAAAGGACATGATAAAGGAAAAGGGAAAGGACATGAGATAGGCGAAGGTAATGGACATAAGAAGCATCATTAGATAAAGGAAAGCCCCGCTGAAAAGCCAGCGGGGTTTCTTTCATATGTTCTTATTTTTTATGGTCGATGGCTGCTTTAGAACGGTCCAGAGATTCGATCACTTCATCATAAAAGTTAGAAACATAAGTCATAAACAGAACATCAATCACATGTAGCTGAGCAAGCCGTGATGATGTGGCTGCACTGCGGATCATCGCTTCTTCTGTTGCTGAAGTATAAAGGGGGATATCGGCCATTTGTGAGATAGGTGATGAACCGTATTTCGTAATACTGATCGTTCGTAAGCCATTCTTTTTAGCCAGCTTTAAAAATTGGAGTGTTTCCTTCGTTTTCCCTGAAAATGATACGACGATCGCTACATCATCAACGCCGGCGTTAGAGAGCGATGTGTAGGATAGATGTGGGTCTTGAAGATAGAAAGCATAGCGGCCGGCTCTTAAGAATTTTTGCTGAGCATCATAAGCAACTAGGCCGGATGCACCGATGCCGAAAATATGTAAAGATCGGGCTTCATGAATAGCATTTACTGATTGATCCACATCTTCTCTTCTAAGCATTTCGTCGGTTTCCTTCAGCATCTGGATTCCATTATGAGTCATCTGTTCGATGATATGATGAGAAGATTCTCCTTTGTCAATGTCACGGTA
This window of the Halobacillus sp. Marseille-Q1614 genome carries:
- a CDS encoding Xaa-Pro peptidase family protein, coding for MQIQKVREFMEGNNFDGLLLRKRNNFSWLTGGNYNHIVQTTELGVADLLITAEEVYLITSKMEERRVFEEECSQLPYQVEVLSDDWYEDIEKIIHQAGEGKRMATDTPFSDWEVVDEDLMKIRSVLSEQEQANYRDLCQRAAHAVEETCREVEPGQTEYEVEAHLASKVLAQGIRIQVILVATDERIFKYRHPIPTNKPLEKQAMIVLCAERNGLVANVTRFVHFGELSDEIKAHKEKAARIDAAMNAATKPGNTAGDVIRAGIKQYEEEGFPNDWKLLHQGGLTGYSSREFLADPHTEFVIKENQAYAWNPSLPGVKSEDTVLVKGNGIEFITHTNNWVYQDITVGQQKYQRPDILIR
- the galT gene encoding UDP-glucose--hexose-1-phosphate uridylyltransferase; the protein is MKYRREAADVEVNIYREIDRLINYGLDKELISVWDIDYVRNSILDVFELSEYQTAVVEKEKLENPVPILDQMLFYAIEKKLLPEDSITHRDIFDTKVMDKLIPAPKEVIQTFYQKYQTESVERATDYFYQLSKDSNYIRTNRIARNVHWYSATSYGDLEITINLSKPEKDPKAIAAAKANASISYPKCLLCKENVGYAGRLDHPARHNHRVIPMELEGERWFLQYSPYVYYNEHAIVLSKDHRPMKISKCGFDRLLDFVEQYPHYFVGSNADLPIVGGSILSHDHFQAGRHEFPMAKAPMEETYSFEKYPGITVGIVNWPMSVLRIQGQNRRQVAELGEEILNNWREYSDESAEILSRTEGTDHNTITPIARMREGKFELDLVLRNNRTDADHPLGIFHPHEEVHHIKKENIGLIEVMGLAVLPGRLVEEMEAVGRYLLNDELETKGRADEKTAKHVDWALRIKEAEPELNETNIESVLRREIGKTFSTVLEHSGVFKRTEAGKEAFIKFIKSLNEY
- the galE gene encoding UDP-glucose 4-epimerase GalE; translation: MTVLVCGGAGFIGSHAVAQLLDKNESVVVLDNLQKGHKKAILEGAKYYNGDLRDKDFLNKVFTENKLDSVIHFAADSLVGESVEEPLKYYDNNVYGAVCLLTAMAEHNVKRIVFSSTAAAYGEAERMPIQETDPTVPTNPYGETKLAIEKMLKWTEQAHGIEYVVLRYFNVAGADPEGRIGEDHRPETHLIPIILQVALGDREKVYIFGEDYETKDGTCVRDYIHVTDLVDAHLLAIYHLKEGKGSATYNLGNGEGFTVKEVVDAARRVTGRDIPAEAAPRRAGDPAQLVASSEKAIRDLGWKPKYSDLDTMIETAWNWFKKNPNGYEDEV
- a CDS encoding FN3 associated domain-containing protein, which produces MKKTVLVSIVAVLSLSPFSSALSGVNAQEETAEELFFSEYIEGSSYNKAIEIYNGTNEDVDLSQYSIEMYANGSSEATGTLDMEGTLESGDVFVAANSRADENILNKAEVTNNSAVNFNGNDPLVLKKNGEVVDAIGQIGNDENFGSDVTLIRQEEVQAGDKDPADEFSVSGEWDSYAANTFDYLGSYEMPETEPVELQTIKEARGEEPGSAVRVEGIVTAAFSTGGQTNFYIQDESAGIIVRVPGSPVNVGDKITATGEFSSYYGMQQILASSANVEITEEGAGVPDTELVSSDQFSADQGEAIEGELVKVEDVEVLSKNSYGDFSVRDANGEFVITPQDENLLETGKTYERISGVVTYSFEEYKLVPRSKRDVTETVFTVTADPVSGSIVTGGKVELYTAEEGADIRYTTDGSNPDENSLLYEESIVIEEDTTIRAAVFRENGEVSPISEFNYEVLTPIDEVEIHHIQGAGHSSPYEGEVVEKVSGIVTKLDGSNGFYMQSANPDKSKATSEGIYVYSRNHEVKVGDAVEVDGEVTEWREEGYSDADDLLTTQISASGVRVESSGNEVPEPIVIGQDRTPPTEVIEDDAMQSFDPEQDGLDFYESLEGMLVAVEDATAAAPIKYDELTVYSHTSDNQQKTQADGLLVSPDDYNPERVMFDVEGLGLDAVTGDDFNGTATGVVGYDYSNFKIRPTGDFPELVEGDTEPQVTELEGSEHELTVGTYNMENFSQASGAEKAQRIGEQIANNMNAPDIVGLVEVQDNNGPKDDGTVEADQSYETIINAIESAGGPSYEYTDIAPEDKEDGGQPGGNIRVGFIYNPERVKLTDKPKGDSATAVDVNEEGLSHNPGRIDPANEAFEDSRKSLAAEFEFKGETFIFIANHFNSKGGDDALFGASHPIELGSEEQRLQQAKVLNDFVQEAEAEIEDANLVLMGDFNDFEFSYPLQVLQGDELSNLTNNLPGEDRYSYIYQGNSQTLDHILVSDYLEDDTKIDAVHMNADFSELAGRASDHDPMVAQIDTKGEGKPGHEHSNGHKGKSKGKGHDKGKGKGHEIGEGNGHKKHH
- a CDS encoding ROK family transcriptional regulator; translation: MQVKGSFQLMKSLNRTVILNKIRTDGPISRADIAKETKLTPPTVSSIVKELLETELVIESAQGQSKGGRKPTMLVINAKNFYIIGLDVGPTQLKSVLTDLNGTIIQESRSEIIKPSTNEKLLELMKRAIVNLMDVDKEKIIGIGVGMHGVVDVANGVSLFAPNLQLRDIPIQQTLEEAFGITVRVENDARALVLGELWFGNGSGSENIVAVNLGRGIGAGIIINGELFHGDGSTAGEIGHMTIDIRGAKCSCGNYGCLQTLASGPAIAENAAREIAIGKESLLRDRVGSHLDKIDGKMIYEAALEGDPLSKEVLKEAGIYLGIGLTNLIHTINPTKIIIGGGVSKAGDFLLNSVKETIQSRAITSSAKQTTVLLSKFGEQATALGAISLILSELFSRTETS
- a CDS encoding MurR/RpiR family transcriptional regulator, producing MSYISGGLSMLKSVEASLPASEKKIAQYIMSSPESVITMTVKQLAEKSQTSSAAVIRLCKSMELKGFQELKMRIAGDVQKPSSVEYRDIDKGESSHHIIEQMTHNGIQMLKETDEMLRREDVDQSVNAIHEARSLHIFGIGASGLVAYDAQQKFLRAGRYAFYLQDPHLSYTSLSNAGVDDVAIVVSFSGKTKETLQFLKLAKKNGLRTISITKYGSSPISQMADIPLYTSATEEAMIRSAATSSRLAQLHVIDVLFMTYVSNFYDEVIESLDRSKAAIDHKK
- a CDS encoding galactokinase, coding for MKKLKDVFLEQFGQDGDLTHFYAPGRVNLIGEHTDYNGGHVFPCALSVGTYAVARKRKDQKVKFYSTNFSELGIIETNLKELKYEEKHNWANYPKGVIAGIQENFVDLPYGLEIAFYGNIPNGAGLSSSASIELVTGIVVNELFDLNIDRIELVKLSQKAENEFVGVNCGIMDQFAIGMGKKDHAILLDCDSLNYTYTLIKLEKEKLIIANTNKRRGLADSKYNERRQQCEQALRELQHELNIVSLGDLSIDEFEQNKHLISDDIVTKRARHAVYENQRTIQAVEKLKQGNVEEFGKLMNESHKSLRDDYEVTGKELDALAEAAWSEGAIGARMTGAGFGGCTINLVHEESVESFIADVGRKYTEETGLTADFYVVDIGDGAKVLSEVDV